Part of the Ornithodoros turicata isolate Travis chromosome 6, ASM3712646v1, whole genome shotgun sequence genome, TGCGCATTGCATAGCAATCGGTGACTGTAATGCCTGATAGATGCCATAGAACAGTGGGCTCTCAGCTGCCTTAGGCTCACCAGTCTCTTTTGTTGCTGTCTTTTTGTCGGATATGTTTGTTTCGCACAGTGTTGTGCGCATGTTTCACCTAGCTGTCATTTTGCCCTCCATGGTCTCAACCCCAGTCTGGACCTTCCGAGGGTCAAAGGCGTCGTGTCACATGTCCACAAATAATGTCTGTGCACGCGTGCATCAGACTGAACTGCATTTCACGTTAGGCAGTTAATCTGAGACGCGAGTCCCTATACCATTGTGGGACAGGCATATACAAAACAGCAGTTATacgtcagttttttttttctttctttctttttctttttttactcctGAGCAATTTGCTGAAACTGTTCAGATGCCACGTCGTGTTCCTGTGGGAAAGAGCGAAAAGAGAACATTATTTCGTGCATATTTATATAGTCATAACTTCATACAAAGTAGTGGAAGTGTAGTAGTCCAGTTCAGTGGCAGAATGGAGAAATATAATCACCAAAGTATAACGTGGTACCAGTTTTTCTGCAAGACCGTGCCAAGGCATACCTCGTTATGTGAGCATCATCTTACCTGGTTGAGCTTGCGGAATTCCACGAGCCTTGCGAGGACGTAGTCTAGTATTTGACGTGCGTCGCGCGCAACTCTGGCCGAGGCTTCTGACGTCACTCCGAGTACGTCGCCACATTCGCAGACAAAGTATTCGAGATCTGCGTCGTCCGTGCATTTATTGGCCAGCTGCGCCAGTCGCTGGCCTTCTGAGCTGAAAGCTTCGTCCAGGTCGAAGAGCTCCAGCTTCGGACGTCCCAGCTCACGAAAGGCAGGTGGAAAGACCTGCAGTTTGGAAGCGAAGTACAAAAGCATATgccacagttcctcctgaagtcggcccaggacgcatactaactcccctgtcccccactccttcctggtgtcctctctccatctgtccacacccgtacgcctctcatagccacagctgcttcgcggcgctaacaggtGAGTATTACCGCGCCATGAGGGCCGAGCAAAATCTGCACGATGCTGCATGGCGCCCATGGCGCGCTCTCATTGGCTCATTTTGGAGCGACCACGCCCCCCTCCCGTGACTCCGCCCCCCCTTGGGTGCCGCGCGCCTTCACGCCCGACCTgcacacgacctactagattataacgaccacgtcacaatcagcaaaccctatgaggtgcctgtccgcacgatccgccaggggcgctactgacgcACCCTGGCAGACTGgcgcacgattggacgatggaaatttgaattttgaactcgcagaagcgtatgtacgacaaccgtagcagacgacagcgatagctcctatgaaaacgcgtagaatgatgataataatcaacctcagaattaaacatctgtggaagtccacagcttgtacagaaatactaaggtaagctgaagtacaaagtattggagaagttgaggaagcaataacaaggacgatcagaagcgccaccgctgccttccaaaaatgcggcgcatgggaggggtgcgcctgacgtggtcgttataatctagtaggtcgtgcatATCACACCTGGCATTCAGAGGTATGCGGGTTCGATTCCTACCATCGGCACtcacagtttttttgttttgttttttttgtcaACTGCCATCCTTGGAAACATGGGCGGGTGTTTGTCCTAATTGTTGCTTCAGCCTCCCAAACCTCCCTCCTGTCCTCTTTCGCTCGCCCACGTCTCTGCACCTCTTGTAGCCACAGTTGCGGTGTGTGGCGCTAACTCTGAGGAACACAATGCTTACAGCTGGTTGTAGAGGCGGAAGAGGGGTTTCGAACTGCGGTGTTATCAAGCGCAGTGGCTCGTGCTTCATGTTTAGCTTTTGGTAGGCACTGtaaacaaaaaaatcgtgattagAACTAATCCACATGCTCGACGTCCCTGTGTGGGCTCACTCGATCACTTCGGGAAGCACACTGTTGTCCAGAGCAAAGAGCTTAGTGTCGAAGAGCTCGGCGTGATTGGTCGGTAATTCGTCGCTTTCCTGCAGGCAGGACAGCGGAGAGTCTGCCAGTAATCCGATGGCGGGAATCATGTGGTAGTCGGAAATCTGTAAGGCTTAGCAGCTTCAAGGGCACGTAAAACTTGAAATCTGTGCACTGACCTCGGGGTTGGCAGCATCCACAGTGTTCAGGTTGAGCTCATTGGCGGTGAGGAAGTGGAAGATGACGTCCTGAAAGTGTCGTTAGTGGGCCGTTAGTTCCAGGTATTCAGATGCGCATGTGTGTACTTCAAGTATGTATGAGAGGGCATATGTCTGTATGAAACATGGATGGCACATTGCACAAAGCAGACAATTAACTGTTTCAGCTGATGAGCTTGTTTTGCAAGGCTCGCGATATCCAAACTGTTGCTAAACGACTTTGAGCAGTTTTTGTCCTCTTGTCTCCGCAGCTTTAAGTCATTAAAATTAAACCATAGATACGTGTGGATACTTCCCACAACAGAATAATCAGTGAGGGTCTTATGCCCCACAGCATCCTCTCTTTTGGTAAATTACCTGGTCTCTATACAACAACACGTGTACTGTTGTGAATACATACCCGTACTTTATTGTTTTCTTCTTTATCTAGGTATTGGTCATGAAACATGTGACAAGAGCCCAGTACTAGTATTCTGCCAGGCGACTTCTGAAAATGGACAGAAGTTGTAAACGTTGTACCGATAGCCTATAGGCTTCATTTTGTCACGTATCCTTGTTCCCATAAAACGCAACCTGCTATTCAAAGTTATATACAAGCTCCAACACTGCACGGACAGCCAGTGTTGGTCGCGGACTTTCTGAGTTTGAAATTATCTGCAACGTAAACAACGACACATTCGACGATAAACACTTGGTGCTCACTGTGTATGGGTTAGTCTACATGATGCATCAAGCTGTTGATCAGCATGCACGGAGGCCATTTTACTCACCTGGTGGCAAGACATGGCACAAATTGGTCGCATGAGGGGAAACGCAGCACTGCCAGTCGACAGCAATGCGACCGCCTGTCGGCCAACGTTCAGAGTGGCTCCAAAAGGGTACAGGAACGTCAGGGCTCTGTTGAATTGAGAAAAATTGCTTTCAACGAGATTATTCGGAAGAGACGCATTGATTGAAGAGATGCTCACTTGGTGTTGTTTATCTCTTCGTACGTCATTATTCCGAGAGTTGCATTTTGCGCGGCTTCGCTGAAAGTTCGGTTGAGAATTCCGTCGGAAATTAAGGTTTCCTTCGGGTGGAAGTACTTATGGTAAGAAGTTCGCACGACTGCATCTACAAGTAAATATGGATGCATAAAATTAGAGCCAGTTTCTTATTCGTGACAATGTAATGGCGAATTCCACTGATCGTTTGTAGTATGGAAAATCTTACACTGGCTTGAATGTGCATGTTACACTGGTTAATGTTACGCTTCAGTGCAACATGCGCCGTGTTTCATTAATGTTTCATTCGCTTTTCATTCGTTTCTATACGCTGGACCGATATCAGCACATTGCACTGAGTTGCAGCGGAATTCGCCATAAATCCTCTTCCACAAAAATCCACTTCGCCTCAcaaatagggttgccaccaggccggtattataccggcacggccggttatttcctctctctgccggttgccggtaggaaggtgataccggcagccttttgccggtatttgtggctcaatacctttcataggggcttttacggggttttcctttcaacattccactgcagcttgaataaatctggaccacagatccaactccgtagtcaccagtcgttttcttagttattcattattactatcattgttgtcttgagccagtacgctggttctttctctctctctctgtgtactatccacccctcacttactttccctttcccgcgaacatttc contains:
- the LOC135397574 gene encoding intraflagellar transport protein 52 homolog isoform X2; the protein is MKGEGSCTIVFDSSKDEVFALHEGYKTLHRRLKNNWNVYSNKEPISADVLGKADAFVLPGPRQKFTESEFNQLRQFVENGGRLLVLLGEGGEKRFQTNVNFLLEEFGISINNDAVVRTSYHKYFHPKETLISDGILNRTFSEAAQNATLGIMTYEEINNTKALTFLYPFGATLNVGRQAVALLSTGSAAFPLMRPICAMSCHQKSPGRILVLGSCHMFHDQYLDKEENNKDVIFHFLTANELNLNTVDAANPEISDYHMIPAIGLLADSPLSCLQESDELPTNHAELFDTKLFALDNSVLPEVIDAYQKLNMKHEPLRLITPQFETPLPPLQPAVFPPAFRELGRPKLELFDLDEAFSSEGQRLAQLANKCTDDADLEYFVCECGDVLGVTSEASARVARDARQILDYVLARLVEFRKLNQEHDVASEQFQQIAQE
- the LOC135397574 gene encoding intraflagellar transport protein 52 homolog isoform X1 — protein: MKGEGSCTIVFDSSKDEVFALHEGYKTLHRRLKNNWNVYSNKEPISADVLGKADAFVLPGPRQKFTESEFNQLRQFVENGGRLLVLLGEGGEKRFQTNVNFLLEEFGISINNDAVVRTSYHKYFHPKETLISDGILNRTFSEAAQNATLGIMTYEEINNTKALTFLYPFGATLNVGRQAVALLSTGSAAFPLMRPICAMSCHQKSPGRILVLGSCHMFHDQYLDKEENNKVRDVIFHFLTANELNLNTVDAANPEISDYHMIPAIGLLADSPLSCLQESDELPTNHAELFDTKLFALDNSVLPEVIDAYQKLNMKHEPLRLITPQFETPLPPLQPAVFPPAFRELGRPKLELFDLDEAFSSEGQRLAQLANKCTDDADLEYFVCECGDVLGVTSEASARVARDARQILDYVLARLVEFRKLNQEHDVASEQFQQIAQE